The following are from one region of the Georgenia sp. M64 genome:
- a CDS encoding TlyA family RNA methyltransferase: MARRVRIDAELVRRGLARSRQHAAELLAAGHVRLDGEVVTKPARQVDPAQALLVDVPDAQDYVSRGAHKLAGALDALGADAPVVDGRRCLDAGASTGGFTDVLLRRGAAHVVAVDVGYGQLAWSLQTDERVSVLDRTNVRTLTPEAVAPAPQLVVGDMSFISLTLVLPALARAAAPDADFLLMVKPQFEVGKDRLGSGGVVRDPALHVESVLTVAAAAAEVGLDTWAVVPSPLPGPSGNVEYFLAMRRDHPRALSGQALADAAAEAVRTGPAGDGETTPAGAVRTTPAGAGGTTPTDPLVIRTPEQEKP, translated from the coding sequence CCGGCTCGACGGCGAGGTCGTCACCAAGCCCGCCCGGCAGGTCGATCCTGCCCAGGCCCTGCTCGTCGACGTGCCTGACGCCCAGGACTACGTCTCGCGCGGTGCCCACAAGCTGGCCGGCGCCCTCGACGCGCTCGGGGCCGACGCGCCGGTGGTCGACGGTCGTCGGTGTCTCGACGCCGGGGCCTCCACCGGCGGGTTCACCGACGTGCTGCTGCGCCGCGGGGCCGCCCACGTCGTCGCCGTCGACGTCGGCTACGGCCAGCTGGCGTGGTCCCTGCAGACCGACGAGCGCGTGAGCGTGCTGGACCGCACCAACGTGCGGACCCTCACGCCGGAGGCTGTCGCGCCGGCGCCGCAGCTCGTGGTGGGCGACATGTCGTTCATCTCGCTCACCCTCGTCCTGCCTGCCCTCGCGAGGGCGGCCGCCCCGGACGCGGACTTCCTCCTCATGGTCAAACCGCAGTTCGAGGTGGGCAAGGACCGGCTCGGCTCGGGCGGGGTGGTGCGCGACCCCGCGCTCCACGTGGAGTCGGTCCTCACCGTCGCGGCCGCCGCGGCCGAGGTCGGACTCGACACGTGGGCCGTGGTCCCCAGCCCGCTGCCCGGTCCGTCCGGCAACGTCGAGTACTTTCTGGCGATGCGCCGCGACCACCCCCGGGCCCTGAGCGGGCAGGCCCTGGCCGACGCCGCGGCCGAGGCGGTCCGCACCGGGCCGGCCGGAGACGGTGAAACCACACCGGCCGGAGCCGTGCGGACCACACCGGCCGGAGCCGGTGGGACCACGCCGACGGACCCGCTCGTCATCCGCACCCCGGAGCAGGAGAAGCCATGA
- a CDS encoding NAD kinase, whose translation MSRRILVVCHEGRHDAVRAADRVSDDLREHGIETVRNGSAEGVELVVVLGGDGTILRAAEEARNHDVPVLGVNLGHVGFLAEAEPEALPEVVARIVARDYSVEERMTLDVQVTTPDGRVQRSWALNEAAVEKGERARMVVATIGVDGRGLSSFGCDAIILATPTGSTAYAFSGGGPVVWPDVEALLLVPIAAHALFTRPMVVGPSSVLEVEILPYEETHAVVWCDGRRLLDAPSGSRIEVRRGERPVRLARLTEAPFSGRLVAKFNLPVKGWRNLREVP comes from the coding sequence ATGAGCCGCCGCATCCTCGTCGTGTGCCACGAGGGGCGCCACGACGCCGTCCGCGCGGCGGACCGCGTCAGCGACGACCTGCGCGAGCACGGGATCGAGACCGTCCGCAACGGCAGCGCCGAGGGGGTCGAGCTCGTCGTCGTCCTGGGCGGCGACGGCACGATCCTGCGGGCGGCCGAGGAGGCGCGCAACCACGACGTCCCCGTCCTCGGGGTGAACCTGGGCCACGTCGGGTTCCTCGCCGAGGCCGAGCCCGAGGCGCTGCCCGAGGTGGTCGCGCGCATCGTCGCGCGCGACTACTCGGTCGAGGAGCGGATGACGCTCGACGTCCAGGTCACGACCCCGGACGGGCGGGTCCAGCGCAGCTGGGCCCTCAACGAGGCCGCGGTGGAGAAGGGGGAGCGGGCCCGCATGGTCGTGGCCACGATCGGGGTGGACGGCCGGGGGCTGTCCTCCTTCGGCTGCGACGCCATCATCCTGGCCACCCCCACCGGCTCGACCGCCTACGCCTTCTCGGGCGGGGGACCGGTGGTCTGGCCCGACGTCGAGGCGCTGCTGCTGGTCCCCATCGCCGCCCACGCGCTGTTCACCCGCCCGATGGTCGTGGGGCCGAGCTCGGTCCTCGAGGTCGAGATCCTCCCCTACGAGGAGACTCACGCCGTCGTCTGGTGCGACGGCCGGCGTCTCCTCGACGCCCCCTCGGGCTCGCGCATCGAGGTCCGCCGCGGCGAGCGACCCGTCCGCCTCGCGCGCCTCACCGAGGCTCCGTTCTCGGGCCGGCTCGTCGCCAAGTTCAACCTGCCGGTCAAGGGGTGGCGCAACCTGCGGGAGGTGCCGTGA
- the recN gene encoding DNA repair protein RecN gives MIEQVRIENLGVIASAELDLAPTFTVITGETGAGKTMVLTSLDLLLGGRADPALVRTGTDRAVVEGTFTVPPDGVAAGRAEEAGAELDDGALIVARTVPAGGRSRAHLGGRTVPQGVLAEIGEQLVTVHGQSQQLRLRAPAQQRAALDAFGGADHAALLDTYRRAWADLVAVRAELAEWERSAGVREEEIARLRAGLDQVDALAPLPGEDVALREEAQRLGNVEELRAATGRAHQALTGADDLAPGGVDAAALLEEARRSLEHGAADDPALGEWAARLAEAAYLVSDVATELASYLTSLDADPARLAVVHERRAALAEATRLHGPDVDALLAWADRARERLAYLDGPEDTGERLRERLAGAERATAAASAALSESRRAVAEDLARSVDAELAGLAMKGAHLTARLTALPEPGPHGGEDVELLLAAHPGAPARPLGQGASGGELSRVMLAIEVALATAAPAADATDPRTFVFDEVDAGVGGRAAVEVGRRLALLARSSQVVVVTHLAQVAAFADRHLVVSKDTAGAAVVTATDVSRVEGPDRVRELARMLSGQEDSETALRHAAELLERATVAP, from the coding sequence GTGATCGAGCAGGTCCGCATCGAGAACCTCGGGGTGATCGCCTCCGCGGAGCTCGACCTCGCGCCCACCTTCACCGTCATCACCGGCGAGACCGGGGCGGGCAAGACCATGGTCCTCACCAGCCTCGACCTGCTGCTCGGCGGCCGCGCCGACCCCGCGCTCGTGCGCACCGGCACCGACCGCGCCGTCGTCGAGGGCACCTTCACCGTCCCCCCCGACGGCGTCGCCGCCGGCCGGGCCGAGGAGGCGGGCGCGGAGCTCGACGACGGCGCCCTCATCGTCGCCCGCACGGTGCCGGCGGGCGGCAGGTCCCGGGCCCACCTCGGCGGCCGGACCGTGCCCCAGGGCGTCCTGGCCGAGATCGGTGAGCAGCTCGTCACCGTCCACGGGCAGTCGCAGCAGCTGCGCCTGCGCGCCCCGGCACAGCAGCGCGCCGCGCTCGACGCGTTCGGCGGCGCGGACCACGCTGCCCTTCTCGACACCTACCGCCGGGCCTGGGCCGACCTCGTGGCGGTCCGCGCCGAGCTCGCCGAGTGGGAGCGCTCGGCCGGCGTCCGCGAGGAGGAGATCGCGCGCCTGCGCGCCGGGCTCGACCAGGTCGACGCCCTGGCCCCCCTGCCCGGGGAGGATGTCGCACTGCGCGAGGAGGCCCAGCGGCTCGGCAACGTCGAGGAGCTGCGCGCGGCGACCGGACGGGCCCACCAGGCGCTCACGGGGGCCGACGACCTCGCCCCCGGCGGGGTCGACGCCGCAGCCCTGCTCGAGGAGGCCCGGCGCAGCCTCGAGCACGGCGCCGCCGACGACCCGGCCCTGGGCGAGTGGGCCGCCCGCCTGGCCGAGGCCGCCTACCTCGTCTCCGACGTCGCCACCGAGCTCGCGTCCTACCTCACCTCCCTCGACGCCGACCCCGCCCGGCTCGCCGTCGTCCACGAGCGGCGCGCCGCCCTGGCCGAGGCGACCCGGCTGCACGGTCCCGACGTCGACGCGCTCCTGGCGTGGGCGGACCGGGCCCGGGAGCGGCTCGCCTACCTCGACGGCCCCGAGGACACCGGTGAGCGGCTGCGCGAGCGCCTCGCGGGGGCGGAGCGCGCCACGGCGGCGGCGTCCGCCGCGCTGAGCGAGTCCCGGCGCGCCGTGGCGGAGGACCTCGCCCGGTCGGTGGACGCCGAGCTCGCGGGCCTGGCGATGAAGGGCGCCCACCTCACCGCGCGGCTCACCGCCCTGCCCGAGCCCGGTCCGCACGGCGGTGAGGACGTCGAGCTGCTGCTCGCCGCCCACCCCGGCGCCCCCGCGCGGCCCCTGGGACAGGGGGCCTCCGGCGGTGAGCTCTCCCGCGTCATGCTGGCCATCGAGGTCGCGCTGGCCACCGCCGCGCCCGCCGCGGACGCCACCGACCCGCGGACCTTCGTCTTCGACGAGGTCGACGCCGGGGTGGGTGGCCGGGCCGCCGTCGAGGTCGGCCGGCGGCTGGCCCTGCTGGCCCGCAGCTCCCAGGTGGTGGTCGTCACCCACCTGGCGCAGGTCGCCGCGTTCGCCGACCGCCACCTCGTGGTGAGCAAGGACACAGCCGGCGCCGCCGTGGTCACGGCCACCGACGTCAGCAGGGTCGAAGGCCCCGATCGGGTGCGGGAGCTGGCCAGGATGCTCTCGGGCCAGGAGGACTCCGAGACCGCCCTGCGGCACGCCGCTGAGCTTCTGGAGCGGGCGACCGTGGCACCATGA
- the steA gene encoding putative cytokinetic ring protein SteA yields the protein MSPHFRRRRQQADTGPGTTGPARVDARTKNLTKRLRPGEIAVIDHEDLDRVSAEALVACRPAAVLNAARSTSGRYPNLGPGILLEAGIPLVDDLGSAVMAVKEGQVLTVDGGEVRAGDVLVAEGTAQDADTVEASQALAREGLSVQLEAFATNTMDYVRKERDLLLDGVGVPVVRTRFEGRHVLIVVRGYHYKEDLAMLRPYIREYRPLLIGVDGGADALIEAGHTPDMIVGDMDSVSDRALRSGAEIVVHAYRDGRAPGQRRVEDLGVEHVVFPATGTSEDVAMLLADDSGAELIVAVGTHDTLIEFLDKGRSGMASTFLTRLRVGSKLIDAKGVSQLYRTRISSWQLVLLAVVGLLALFVALAATNVGQTIFGLSGAWFDDLVNFFRSLVGIAPEPTT from the coding sequence GTGAGTCCACACTTCCGACGTCGCCGCCAGCAGGCCGACACCGGCCCGGGAACGACCGGGCCGGCGCGCGTGGACGCCCGCACGAAGAACCTGACCAAGCGTCTGCGTCCGGGCGAGATCGCCGTCATCGACCACGAGGACCTCGACCGGGTCTCGGCCGAGGCGCTCGTCGCGTGCCGGCCGGCCGCGGTGCTCAACGCCGCCCGCTCGACCTCCGGCCGCTACCCCAACCTCGGACCGGGCATCCTCCTCGAGGCGGGCATCCCGCTGGTGGACGACCTCGGCTCGGCGGTCATGGCGGTCAAGGAGGGCCAGGTCCTCACCGTCGACGGCGGTGAGGTGCGCGCCGGGGACGTCCTCGTCGCCGAGGGCACGGCCCAGGACGCCGACACGGTCGAGGCGTCCCAGGCCCTGGCGCGCGAGGGGCTGTCGGTCCAGCTCGAGGCGTTCGCGACCAACACCATGGACTACGTCCGCAAGGAGCGCGACCTGCTCCTGGACGGGGTGGGCGTGCCGGTCGTGCGCACCCGGTTCGAGGGACGGCACGTCCTCATCGTCGTGCGGGGCTACCACTACAAGGAAGATCTGGCGATGCTGCGGCCGTACATCCGCGAGTACCGCCCCCTCCTCATCGGGGTCGACGGCGGCGCTGACGCGCTCATCGAGGCCGGCCACACCCCGGACATGATCGTCGGTGACATGGACTCGGTCTCGGACCGGGCGCTGCGGTCCGGCGCCGAGATCGTCGTCCACGCCTACCGGGACGGCCGGGCCCCGGGGCAGCGACGCGTGGAGGACCTCGGTGTCGAGCACGTCGTGTTCCCCGCGACCGGCACCAGCGAGGACGTCGCCATGCTGCTCGCGGACGACTCCGGCGCCGAGCTCATCGTCGCCGTCGGCACCCACGACACCCTCATCGAGTTCCTCGACAAGGGCCGCTCCGGCATGGCCTCGACCTTCCTCACCCGGCTGCGGGTGGGCAGCAAGCTCATCGACGCCAAGGGGGTCTCGCAGCTGTACCGCACGCGGATCTCGTCCTGGCAGCTGGTGCTGCTGGCCGTCGTCGGCCTGCTCGCCCTGTTCGTCGCCCTCGCCGCCACCAACGTCGGCCAGACCATCTTCGGGCTGTCCGGGGCGTGGTTCGACGACCTGGTGAACTTCTTCCGGTCGCTCGTGGGCATCGCCCCGGAACCGACCACCTGA
- a CDS encoding copper transporter encodes MIDFRYHIVSLIAVFLALSVGIVLGAGPLRDSIGDTLTGQVQDLREDRDQLRVALETADRDVTERTTYLDESAPVLLEGTLTDRRVTVVTLPGTVTEDVEELRDRLARAGAEVVGEVAVTEAWTDADTLSFRQTFAGQLLGYMDDAPAEDAGAEAIFGAALAQALTGTGEELSEDAATLVDLLTSAEEPLITLTEEPAGPAHATVLVGPRPAELPTEEEDPEVVEAAAETLAGHVRLAEALAQAAPSVTVGAAVSDRDLVTAVREDEAAAGAATTVDSVGEVTAAISAPLALAVSISGATDAYGFGLGAEAPVPPRVELPLLVPDVTPSEPSQDGTAGAEETTAGEETTAPAEDATADGEDGAA; translated from the coding sequence ATGATCGACTTCCGCTACCACATCGTCTCCCTCATCGCCGTGTTCCTGGCCCTCTCGGTCGGCATCGTCCTGGGGGCGGGTCCGCTGCGCGACTCCATCGGCGACACCCTCACGGGCCAGGTCCAGGACCTGCGCGAGGACCGCGACCAGCTGCGCGTCGCCCTGGAGACCGCCGACCGGGACGTCACCGAGCGGACGACCTACCTCGATGAGTCCGCGCCGGTCCTGCTCGAGGGCACCCTCACCGACCGGCGGGTCACGGTGGTGACGCTGCCCGGGACCGTCACCGAGGACGTCGAGGAGCTCCGGGACCGCCTCGCGCGGGCCGGGGCCGAGGTGGTCGGTGAGGTCGCCGTCACCGAGGCGTGGACCGACGCCGACACGCTCTCCTTCCGCCAGACCTTCGCCGGTCAGCTGCTGGGCTACATGGACGACGCCCCGGCCGAGGACGCCGGCGCCGAGGCCATCTTCGGCGCCGCCCTCGCCCAGGCCCTGACCGGGACGGGCGAGGAGCTCTCCGAGGACGCCGCCACCCTGGTCGACCTCCTCACCTCCGCCGAGGAGCCGCTCATCACCCTCACCGAGGAGCCGGCCGGGCCCGCCCACGCCACCGTGCTGGTCGGGCCCCGGCCCGCCGAGCTGCCCACCGAGGAGGAGGATCCCGAGGTGGTCGAGGCCGCCGCCGAGACCCTCGCCGGGCACGTGCGCCTGGCCGAGGCGCTCGCGCAGGCGGCGCCGTCGGTCACCGTGGGTGCCGCCGTCTCGGACCGTGACCTCGTCACCGCCGTGCGCGAGGACGAGGCGGCCGCGGGTGCCGCGACCACCGTCGACTCCGTCGGGGAGGTCACCGCCGCCATCTCCGCGCCCCTGGCGCTCGCCGTGTCGATCTCCGGCGCGACCGACGCCTACGGGTTCGGGCTCGGGGCCGAGGCGCCCGTCCCGCCCCGGGTCGAGCTGCCGCTCCTCGTCCCCGACGTCACCCCGTCCGAGCCGTCGCAGGACGGCACCGCCGGGGCGGAGGAGACCACCGCCGGGGAGGAGACCACCGCCCCCGCGGAGGACGCCACGGCCGACGGGGAGGACGGGGCGGCGTGA
- a CDS encoding lipid II flippase MurJ: protein MRRLLGGALGAAGLISLITLLSRGVGFVRWLVQSWTLGSSATSQAYETANTVPNVLFEVAAGGALAGAVVPLLAVPLARRLRDDVDRTASALLTWTLVVLVPLALVLAALAGPIAGLFDAGDAEITRLTATMLRIFALQVPLYGVGVILSGVLQAQKRFFWPAFAPLLSSLVVIGAYLAFGALAQGAQDRPGDLPGAAVAWLAWGTTAGVAAMSLSQLVPVVRSGVRLRPRTGFPAGVARRAVTLAGAGLGALLAQQVSVVVVLYLATTAGETGTITVYRYAQAVYFLPYAVLAVPLATAVFPRLSERAGTGDRTGFAALAAGSTRLVLAAGLVGLAVLVAVAPAATAVFSAADDMPGMTAAITWFAPGVVGYALVFHLSRALYALDRARAAVVATAAGWAAVSLASWVGVRLLVPDGGDGPATLTVLAAASSVGMTLAGVLLLIALRRAGGAGALAGTARTAVVAGVGAAAGAAGGRLVVDALLAGDGGALAGAGAAVVGAVVATAVTAVAVLAGDRGTVRGAGLGRSGGAA, encoded by the coding sequence GTGAGACGCCTCCTCGGCGGCGCCCTCGGCGCGGCCGGCCTCATCTCGCTCATCACGCTCCTCTCCCGCGGGGTGGGCTTCGTCCGCTGGCTGGTGCAGTCCTGGACCCTGGGCTCCTCCGCCACCTCCCAGGCCTACGAGACCGCCAACACCGTGCCGAACGTCCTCTTCGAGGTCGCCGCCGGCGGCGCGCTCGCCGGGGCCGTCGTGCCCCTGCTCGCCGTCCCGCTCGCCCGGCGCCTGCGCGACGACGTCGACCGCACCGCCTCGGCCCTGCTGACGTGGACGCTCGTGGTGCTCGTGCCGCTGGCGCTCGTGCTGGCCGCGCTCGCCGGGCCGATCGCCGGCCTCTTCGACGCCGGCGACGCCGAGATCACCAGGCTCACGGCCACGATGCTGCGGATCTTCGCGCTCCAGGTGCCGCTGTACGGCGTCGGCGTCATCCTCTCGGGGGTCCTGCAGGCCCAGAAGCGCTTCTTCTGGCCGGCGTTCGCGCCCCTGCTGTCCTCCCTCGTCGTCATCGGCGCGTACCTGGCGTTCGGTGCGCTCGCCCAGGGGGCGCAGGACCGGCCCGGCGACCTGCCCGGCGCGGCCGTCGCGTGGCTCGCGTGGGGGACCACGGCCGGCGTGGCCGCCATGAGCCTGTCCCAGCTCGTCCCCGTCGTCCGCTCGGGGGTGCGGCTGCGCCCGCGCACCGGCTTCCCCGCCGGGGTGGCGCGGCGGGCCGTGACCCTGGCCGGGGCGGGGCTGGGGGCGCTCCTGGCCCAGCAGGTCAGCGTCGTCGTCGTCCTGTACCTCGCCACCACCGCGGGGGAGACGGGCACCATCACCGTCTACCGCTACGCCCAGGCGGTGTACTTCCTGCCCTACGCCGTCCTCGCGGTACCACTGGCCACGGCCGTCTTCCCGCGCCTGTCCGAGCGTGCCGGCACCGGGGACCGGACCGGTTTCGCCGCGCTGGCCGCCGGCTCCACCCGGCTCGTGCTCGCCGCCGGGCTGGTCGGGCTCGCGGTGCTCGTCGCCGTCGCGCCGGCCGCGACCGCCGTGTTCTCCGCCGCGGACGACATGCCCGGGATGACCGCCGCCATCACCTGGTTCGCCCCGGGCGTCGTGGGCTACGCCCTCGTCTTCCACCTCTCCCGGGCGCTGTACGCCCTCGACCGCGCCCGCGCCGCCGTGGTCGCCACGGCCGCCGGCTGGGCGGCCGTCTCGCTGGCGTCCTGGGTGGGGGTGCGCCTCCTCGTCCCCGACGGCGGCGACGGCCCGGCCACCCTCACGGTCCTGGCGGCCGCGTCGTCCGTGGGGATGACCCTCGCCGGGGTCCTGCTCCTCATCGCGCTGCGGCGCGCCGGCGGCGCGGGCGCGCTGGCGGGCACGGCGCGCACGGCCGTCGTCGCGGGCGTCGGGGCGGCCGCGGGTGCGGCGGGGGGACGACTCGTCGTCGACGCCCTGCTCGCGGGCGACGGCGGAGCGCTCGCCGGGGCCGGCGCCGCGGTCGTCGGCGCCGTGGTGGCGACCGCGGTGACCGCCGTCGCCGTCCTGGCCGGGGACCGTGGCACGGTGCGGGGGGCAGGTCTGGGTCGGTCCGGCGGCGCGGCGTAG
- a CDS encoding glycosyltransferase, whose protein sequence is MRVLQVTGSSAGGVARHAREISSLLAAGSRPLGTLPAPGEQEVRVLLAGPADVLAPLADDGTRGARAVRTREVEIADRPRAQDLAAVAALRRLAGDADVVHAHGLRAGALTVLAMRALSPRPRLVVTVHNLPVGGPRVRAVAAVLERLVARGADVVLGVSGDLVQRMRDRGARQVERALVPAPARVATGDVDAAELRSSLGLAEGERLVLTVARLAPQKGLDLLVDAAALLDGRDGGPADGGRGRHAAGTHSWRWVVVGDGPLRARLTDRVRDAGLPVVLAGRREDVPELLAAADVVVSTATWEGQPIAVQEALRAGAPVVATDVGGTREVTGDAAVLVPAGDAAALAAGVAEVLADPTRARALRAAARSRAATLPGPAEVRAQLLRVYTS, encoded by the coding sequence ATGCGGGTGCTGCAGGTGACGGGCTCGAGCGCGGGCGGCGTGGCCCGTCACGCCCGGGAGATCAGCAGCCTCCTCGCCGCCGGCTCCCGGCCGCTGGGCACCCTGCCCGCCCCCGGCGAGCAGGAGGTCCGGGTGCTCCTCGCCGGGCCCGCGGACGTCCTCGCCCCGCTCGCCGACGACGGCACCCGGGGCGCGCGGGCCGTGCGCACCCGGGAGGTGGAGATCGCCGACCGCCCCCGCGCCCAGGACCTCGCCGCCGTCGCCGCCCTGCGGCGCCTCGCGGGGGACGCGGACGTCGTCCACGCCCACGGGCTGCGGGCCGGCGCGCTGACCGTCCTGGCCATGCGTGCCCTGAGCCCGCGTCCGCGCCTGGTCGTGACCGTCCACAACCTGCCCGTGGGCGGGCCGCGCGTCCGGGCCGTCGCGGCCGTGCTCGAACGCCTGGTCGCCCGCGGGGCGGACGTCGTCCTCGGCGTGAGCGGCGACCTCGTCCAGCGTATGCGCGACCGTGGCGCGCGGCAGGTGGAGCGGGCCCTCGTCCCCGCGCCGGCGCGGGTCGCCACCGGCGACGTCGACGCCGCCGAGCTGCGCTCCTCCCTGGGCCTCGCCGAGGGCGAGCGGCTGGTCCTCACCGTCGCCCGCCTCGCCCCGCAGAAGGGCCTGGACCTGCTCGTCGACGCCGCCGCACTCCTCGACGGCCGAGACGGCGGCCCCGCCGACGGCGGACGCGGCCGGCACGCCGCGGGCACCCACTCCTGGCGCTGGGTGGTCGTCGGCGACGGCCCGCTGCGCGCCCGGCTGACCGACCGGGTCCGCGACGCCGGTCTTCCGGTGGTGCTGGCCGGACGCCGCGAGGACGTCCCCGAGCTGCTCGCCGCCGCCGACGTCGTCGTCTCCACCGCCACCTGGGAGGGGCAGCCGATCGCCGTCCAGGAGGCGCTGCGGGCCGGCGCACCGGTGGTGGCCACCGACGTCGGCGGGACCCGGGAGGTCACCGGCGACGCGGCGGTGCTCGTCCCCGCGGGCGACGCCGCGGCGCTCGCCGCCGGCGTCGCGGAGGTGCTGGCCGACCCCACCCGGGCCCGTGCGCTGCGGGCCGCCGCCCGTTCGCGCGCGGCCACCCTGCCCGGGCCGGCGGAGGTCCGGGCGCAGCTCCTGCGCGTCTACACGTCCTGA
- a CDS encoding CTP synthase: MRREPGAGVPDGGPAMERAARRGAPVTRGTPPDRVRGAVGLLVSKSVVNHSARLPGNQSSTPRQIFVTGGVVSSLGKGLTASSLGQLLRSRGLRVVMQKLDPYINVDPGTMNPFQHGEVFVTDDGTETDLDIGHYERFLDVELSGKANATTGQVYSAVIAKERRGEYLGDTVQVIPHITDEIKARMRAQADPVDGEEPPDVIITEIGGTVGDIESLPFLEAARQVRQELGRDNVFFLHVSLVPYIAASGELKTKPTQHSVAELRSIGIQPDAIVCRSDRDLPEGVKVKIAAMCDVDREAVVTCPDASSIYEIPAVLHREGIDAYVVRRLGLSFRDVDWTEWDRLLERVRHPTETVEVALVGKYIDLPDAYLSVTEALRAGGFHHRARVQIRWVASDLCETPEGARRALEGVDAVLVPGGFGVRGIDGKVGALRHAREQQIPTLGICLGLQCMVIEAARNLLGLDRASSTEFDPATPDPVVATMEEQLAIVGGEGDLGGTMRLGRYEAVLEPGSLAAEVYGSQRVTERHRHRYEVNNTYRDALDGAGLKISGRSPDSSLVEFVELDRDKHPYYVATQAHPEFKSRPTRAHPLFAGLVGAALERQRAGRLLEVEAPEDDGATPAHDEPGVLTPAGEEL, from the coding sequence GTGCGGCGCGAGCCGGGGGCCGGCGTCCCGGACGGCGGGCCGGCGATGGAGCGGGCAGCGCGGCGCGGCGCGCCGGTGACGCGCGGCACGCCGCCGGACCGGGTGCGTGGGGCCGTGGGGCTGCTAGTGTCGAAGTCCGTGGTGAACCATTCCGCCCGGCTCCCCGGGAACCAGTCCAGCACCCCCCGCCAGATCTTCGTCACGGGCGGGGTCGTCAGCTCGCTGGGCAAGGGGCTCACCGCCTCGAGCCTGGGCCAGCTCCTCCGCTCCCGCGGTCTGCGCGTGGTCATGCAGAAGCTCGACCCGTACATCAACGTCGATCCCGGCACGATGAACCCGTTCCAGCACGGGGAGGTCTTCGTCACCGACGACGGCACGGAGACCGACCTCGACATCGGCCACTACGAGCGCTTCCTCGACGTCGAGCTCTCCGGCAAGGCCAACGCGACGACGGGGCAGGTCTACTCCGCCGTCATCGCCAAGGAGCGGCGCGGGGAGTACCTCGGCGACACCGTCCAGGTCATCCCGCACATCACCGACGAGATCAAGGCGCGGATGCGCGCCCAGGCGGACCCGGTCGACGGCGAGGAGCCGCCGGACGTCATCATCACCGAGATCGGCGGCACGGTCGGCGACATCGAGTCCCTGCCCTTCCTCGAGGCGGCCCGTCAGGTCCGTCAGGAGCTCGGGCGGGACAACGTCTTCTTCCTCCACGTCTCGCTCGTGCCCTACATCGCCGCGAGCGGGGAGCTCAAGACCAAGCCCACCCAGCACTCGGTGGCCGAGCTGCGCTCGATCGGCATCCAGCCCGACGCCATCGTGTGCCGCTCCGACCGCGACCTGCCCGAGGGCGTCAAGGTCAAGATCGCCGCGATGTGCGACGTCGACCGCGAGGCGGTCGTCACCTGCCCCGACGCGTCGAGCATCTACGAGATCCCGGCGGTCCTGCACCGCGAGGGCATCGACGCCTACGTCGTGCGTCGGCTGGGCCTGAGCTTCCGCGACGTCGACTGGACCGAGTGGGACCGGCTCCTCGAGCGGGTCCGCCACCCCACCGAGACCGTCGAGGTCGCCCTCGTCGGGAAGTACATCGACCTGCCCGACGCCTACCTCTCCGTGACGGAGGCGCTGCGCGCCGGCGGCTTCCACCACCGCGCCCGCGTGCAGATCCGCTGGGTGGCCTCCGACCTCTGCGAGACCCCCGAGGGCGCCCGCCGGGCGCTCGAGGGCGTCGACGCCGTCCTCGTCCCCGGCGGGTTCGGCGTGCGGGGGATCGACGGCAAGGTCGGCGCGCTGCGCCACGCCCGCGAGCAGCAGATCCCCACCCTCGGCATCTGCCTGGGCCTGCAGTGCATGGTCATCGAGGCCGCCCGCAACCTCCTCGGCCTGGACCGGGCGAGCTCGACCGAGTTCGACCCCGCCACCCCCGACCCGGTGGTCGCCACGATGGAGGAGCAGCTCGCCATCGTCGGCGGCGAGGGCGACCTCGGCGGCACGATGCGCCTGGGCCGCTACGAGGCGGTCCTCGAGCCCGGCTCCCTGGCCGCCGAGGTCTACGGCTCGCAGCGCGTCACCGAGCGGCACCGCCACCGCTACGAGGTCAACAACACCTACCGCGACGCCCTCGACGGGGCCGGGCTGAAGATCTCGGGCCGCTCGCCCGACTCCTCCCTGGTGGAGTTCGTCGAGCTCGACCGGGACAAGCACCCGTACTACGTCGCCACCCAGGCGCACCCCGAGTTCAAGTCCCGGCCCACCCGCGCCCACCCGCTCTTCGCCGGGCTCGTCGGCGCGGCGCTCGAGCGTCAGCGTGCGGGCCGGCTCCTCGAGGTCGAGGCTCCCGAGGACGACGGCGCCACCCCCGCCCACGACGAGCCCGGGGTCCTCACCCCGGCCGGCGAGGAGCTGTGA